GTTTGTACATAATTTTGCAAGGACTGTTCTGTATGGATGTCCATGATATTAGACCTACACCGTCCAAAGTCCAAACACATATATTTCTTCTTCAATTCTTATTATAACCTAAACACATGCTTAGATAGGAGATGTATCACCATGGACTTCGCATGTAACATTCCATGCAAAAAATTACAAACTCGTTACTATTTCCTCAAAGTATAACCTTAGGGGCCGTTTGGTTCGCACAGGGTAAACGGAATGAACTCAACAAAGAGAAAGGGGAGGAAAGGAATGTAAAACCCTTTGTTGTAAatagttgtttgttttgttCCAATACCTTCTTCCTTCTCACACCAATACACCATTGCTTCCACCACATTCTCCCTCCCTCTAATGGTGTTGCCGCCTGCCCCTCTCCCCACATCTACCGCCGTTGCTCTTATCCTCCGGCCGCCCCTCTTCCCTCATCTTCTGCCGGCCGCTCTCCCTCATCCACTGCCGTTGCTCTTATCCTCCGGCCGCTCTCCCTCATCCACTGCCGTCGCTCAAATCTCtctctttcttctctttttgtttcaccatgttcataaagggtataatttgatattttaaaGGTTAAATTCAACCATGAAAACTCCAGATCTGGAGCTTTCATGGTTGAATTTAACCTTTCAAATACATAATTTCTTGATGGGGAAATATTTGGGGGTGGGTTACGGTGGTTTTTGATTGCTTGGGCCAGGTTTTCGGGTGATTTTTGGTGGTTCCGGAGTGTTTTGGTGGTTGTCGACGTGGGAAAGGGTGGGTGAAAGTCGATGGGAAAGGGGGGAAGGCGTTGGTGGGTGGGGTTGTCGACGGGAAAGGGTAGAAGTGGCGGCGGGAAAGGGTCGAAGGTGGGTGGGTGGGTGGGTGCCGGTGGGATAAGGTGTGTCGACGGTGAAGGTGGTTCAGGTGTTGGGTCACTTGGGTTAGGGGTGAGCAAAAAGTTAGGGTACCCTGAATCGAAACCTGATAGGAACCTGCTCCGGTTCCGAGTAACAAATTTggaaacctgttgcaacaggtttcggTTCTCAATTTTTTGAAACGGGTACCCTGTACACACTAATTCTAACATGGAGTACCCAAAATAAAGAACCGGGCCATATAAAAATGTCTCATAAgcccaaaatataaaacaatccaagctaatttttggaaaatataAATACAGAATGACAACTTAAGcccaaactataaaaaaaaaaaaaaaaaaaaatcaaagccaAACCATAAAGTAGATAGTTTTTCAATAAAATCTCAATAAcatatttaaatttttaaaacaactgtaccctgaatcggaacctgttgcaacaggttctggTTCTCATTTTTAGGAACCTCAGGTTCCGGTTCCCATTTtaaggaacctgttgcaacaggttccgggAAGGGTACCTGCTCACCCCTAACTTGGGTGGTGTTATATTGTTGGTCAATGGTGGTCAACAATTTTGGGGGTGTTGGGGGAAAGGGAATGGGAAAGTTTGGGGGGGTAGGGTATCAAGTTAGAGGCTTTTGGGGGTAagtgaaaaacaaaaagagGTAAAGGGAATGACAAAAAAGggcaaacaaacaacaacaaacgGAATCATACTAGTTCATTCCCTTTCCTGAAaacccccaaccaaacgcccccttccAGTCTTGCACCAAACAGCCAATGGACATGAACTTCTAGTATAGTGGTAGTGACAGTAGTattaaatcaaaatattaagtAGATAATAGCAAATAAAGCGGCATACTTAGATTGAACTAATAGAGTGTTAAAAGATTTAAAAGAAACAATGACAAAGTCATGTGCAACTACTAGTAGGTTCATATGACTTTTCCTCTCTAGATGCAGTGTTATGGTTCAATGTACAGAGTGCAGGATTACATCACCTGACCACATAATGGACCTGGACTGACTTCCAGACACCTGTTCAGAGGTTTCTGAACTCGGCCACAGATCCCTTTCAGACTGCCTTGAGTATGAAGAGAAGTCCAATAAAAAGCCACCACTTCCGCTGGTGTTATCTGCAATAGCATAAATGAAATTTCTAAGCAGAAAGCATCTTCTTGAGTTTTTTTTATACTAATAAACCCCCTAAAGTTACGATCTCTCACCACCAAAAAGGGATGCAGAGAGACGCCCCAAACGAGATGATAACAAAGATCCAGGTGGTGGTTTTCTTCGACGCTCATTATGACCGGCAAGGCGTCTGCGGCAGCTTCGTTTTCCTTGGTCAAATTCAGGAAGCCGATGAAATCTATGATACAATAACCAAAGCAACATAACATTTGGTGAGAGACTGAAGCACCCCCAAAGTAACATAACATTTGTTGACAGATAAAGCACTCTTAAATataaaaattcaattttcatATATTCTAAAACATCAAGTAATGCATCATACATCAACATTAAGCTTTAAAAGTTGCACGTTGCATTTTCTTATTTCATGCTCCCACTAGACGAAAAGAAAGTTCAATACCAATGAAAAATACATTCAACCATGCTCCCACTAGATGAAAAGAAAGTTCAACACCAATTGAAAAtatattcaattttaatttattttttttaaaaaatcaactCACGAAGTATTAGTTTTTACTACAAGACTAAACAGATTCCCAGGGAATGACCAAATATAAAAAAACCAAGGCGCTAGCCCCTTTCTATTCCTGAATGACAAATGCCATGTATCACTTAGAGTGTAAGATGAATTGGACATCTTTCTCAAACAAAGGACAACTCCAAGAGGACTCTATGCCTAAATCGTTCTTGTAGTGGACATGTTAGAACATGTCTATATCAGAAACCCTGAATCTTTTAAGATAGATAGAAAAAAATTACATCACTTATGAGTTATGACAGCCTAACTCCAATGGAAATATTTTCCATCAAACTCATTAAAAGAAACAAAGCTAAAGCAACACAAACTAAAGGAAACATGAAATTCCCTTCATCTACTCCACCTTAGTGTCAGAACGAACACTTCCCTTTTGGAGTAAAACACTCCAAAACACGATGGAATGCCACACAATGCACATCATTATCACCTGTTATACACTATGCATATATATTTCACAATGACAAGAGACCCTCACAAAAATACCAGATGTTGATTGACACGTCAGACCAATTTTTCATGCGTCAAAATTTAGTACCTTACCTTACAAACATTGGCTTCACAAAGGCAATGATCCATTGTAATATTTATTCAACTAACTACTGCAGCTTTGAAAATATTCAAAATCTTAACACAGTCCAGAAATTCTTCAATCATTGGGATAACAATATAACATGTCCGCCATGGAGTAATAAAGGAAACATCATTAAAACATGTGAGACTCAGGGTACGATAATGTGCCTCGGATCAAGTCTACAATGGGGTGCAGTTTTCTAAAAGACCCACTTTTCCATAGTGAACAACTAAAAGTCACAATATTGCATGTATCAGATCATTCTCCAAAGCATTGACAAAAATGTATGACAAAAGATACAGCGACCAGGTTTGCTTGCATTTAGCAGTCTAATGTCAGTCTCGATCAAGATATTACAGAGGTAAGGGTAAACAAATTGTACATCATCAAGTCTTACTGCaagtaaatgaaaaaaatacTCTTCATcaaaaactttaaaacagtcTCCAGCCACTTCCAGTTTCAGAAGCAAACAGAGTTGGAGAAAGACTTATTTTACATGTCATATCGTTGTACTCTGTACTTTTTtttccaaacacgaattatcaAAGGGGATTGGTAGAGCACCTATACGTTATACTCTGTAAATCCGTAATACATTTGAGAAAAAGTAGGTTCTTCACTGATTAGCTATTTTTATGTTCCTACAAGTAAAATCTTCTGTAGTATGACATGGCTACAAACATACCCAATATGTCAGTAATATTATGATGGTTGTAACATCTAGATCCATACCTACTTAACACGGAAAAATTTGAGGACTCGCCAAAATAACATCATTCCTCCAAAAATAAATGAACTTCACCACAGACGATACACCGGCTATAACTACGAAAAATAGTCCATACGATTATACTTATGTTTTACCAAGCAGCAACACCAACATAAACCCCAATCTCCCTTGAGTCCCTTCTCCaatgaaaaagggaaagaaagaaaaatgagggaagGAAGTTGGTAACGAATAAAATGCAAGCTATCACCTTTAACTGAATTCTACCATCCCAAAAGCACAAGCAACTTGATTCACTATTGCGGATGATGCTCAACTGCATATGACATTGCTTTTGAAAACAAAGTAATGACAGAAATTAATGTCCTTTGCCAAAAGGCAGACACAGCTCAAGTTGCTTATGATCCCTTCAATCCGTAATTATCCTTTTCCCCTCTTCTTTAAGTTTAGGACATCAGGGGTAGGAGCAAAGAATCTGAAACAGTAATAGGACACATAAAGATGATGGGTACTCAAAGATGGTAGCATGAACCCTTGCCATCAAATGCTTTCATCATGTTATTCTTTCTGTCCCTTTAAAAGCCAAAAGCGACATGCAGAAGATGACACTTGGTCATTAGCCTACCCTAACAATCATTTGTTATACTAAGCAAAACTTAAAGTTCTAATCTTCATTTGTGAAAACCTTCATCCTTCTCTTGTACCTATCAAAAGCAACCGCCAATGCACAGTTTCTCTCATTCCTACATGCTACTGCAAACTTTTCACCATTGTCCTTCAATCAACTTACCAAGCTTACACTCAAGACGTCAATGAACCACAATATATTCTTTAAACTTCACTCCAAATCTCCCAAATGCACCTATCAACATCCTAATAATATGCCCTAGATGACATAAGTATACTTTAAGCACAAACAATCATCACCTAACTCCACATTAAGTATGAAAAAACAattataaacaaataaataaataactttcaACCACAAATCACAATAACCAAATCTTGCTCTCTCATTAATTACTCCCCACTGAATCAATCAAGTTTActaaaaaaatcattaaaaattaaagatTTTAGAGACTTGACCAAAATAAATGCTTGATAATTATGATAACAGAAAAGGACAGGTCAATTAATTAAACCAAGCAAATCCAAATTTAAACTCtagacatataaaaaaaaacatgattagGAAAAAGGAACAACATAAACATAAAACAATAATTTAAATGAGaaaaattataacataaaatcaaagaaatgGTCAAAAAAATAACTGAAATTTCAACaccgaggagagagaaaacaaaaataaagagacCTGCTACACTGCTGGCAAAAGCGCTGCTCAATACCGGCAACAATGACAACAGGAGATTTGGAGTGCATGCCACAAACTTTATGCCTTGAATAATAAGCTTTAGCATCACTAAGATCTACATTACACCCTTCCACCTGACACCGCGGCGGCTGTCCGCCTTGCACCACCCCTTTCCCTCCCTTTTTCACCAACCCACCACCACCAGAAGACTTCCCGGAACCACCTCCGCCGCCGCCACCACCGCCCACATCCTCAAAGTAGATTTTCTGGCCAAATTTAAGGCCGTTTAAAGAATCAGACAACCCAGGAGAAGAGGTTGACGACCCTTCAACAGTCATGTAATTGGAACCCATTTCCATTAATTGTATTTCTTCATCATtctggagagagaaagtgggggGTGTTTTAGAGAGAAAAAAGAGGGgttgaaataaataaatgaaagagtggtgtttaatttgtttctttttagTGGGAAATTGTAAAGATAGCAGACAAGAGAGACTGATAATGGGCCATGACAACTCGAGTTAACAGTACAAAATTggcaaaaaagaagaaagaaatgtTTGAACTCCCACAAACTGCTACAGTCCTGTTCTTCGTTTATCTGAATTTGTGGTGTGTCAGAGAGACACAGGGAGCAACTTTGGTGTGGGGGTCTATGAAGATTATTTTGGAGAGAGAATTTCATTTTTTGTAAAGTAAGATGAAAATAAAACGGTACGAATCCTCGGGTACCACGCTTGAGTGACCCGTGTTTGACACGAGGGATAAGGATTAGAGGGCGAGATAAGGATAGAAAATTGGCGATATGAAATAATCCGTATGTTTTTCCATATTTGATATTTGATACGGAGTATTACGTAGGAgccaaatatcaaaattgggaTAAATGACAAAGTTACTACTCCGTAAAACTCTGCTCCGTCCTATGTAGGGAAAAATGGATCGTGTGCGGGTCGGATGGAGCATCACCCGCGCGCATCCAACTCGATTTTGGCAATGTCTGATCCGACTCAATAACCCGACTTCAACTCGACCTGAACCGACCCCAAATGACCTAATTTGACTCATTTATCACAATATGTATTAATATCAAGTTTTACATTTTTTGTGATATCATTTGAAACAACTAGAAGACCTGAAATCAAACCTAAACCAGACCCATTGACCCGAATTTCCACCGAGATGCTCGACCATCCGCTCCACTGATCCATCTGTTAACTTGTTTATCCATTACCCACATTTCGTCCATCCATTGTCCCGGGTGAATTGGGTGAAAAATAATAACCATAAAAAAATTACCACCTAATAATATGCATAATAACTaccaaaaaaagtatttttcttcATATATTTTCAACTCATACAGATACTTCTCATCACCGTAACTTACAACaacaaaattaacaaacacTAACTTAGATAAATAATCGACTTACCAACATTTATTATGTTTAAagtagaaaaagaaaagaggaagACTCATGTGAGAACACCCCCTTTATGTGAGAATACATTCTTATGTGAGAATAAATCTTGGCCTTTGGATCTTTTCTAATCTAACAGCTCAAAATCAAGGGACTAGTAATGGCATTTTTGTAAATACGTTGAACAATAACCCAACCATCTCCTTCCCTTTTCACGCATAATTCTTTCTATCACTGAcctttgttttctctctcttcacttTACTTCCATTAGAGACCTCAATCAAGGTCGATTTTCGCTTCAATTTCAGTTTAATTCGCTGCGATTTCAATCAAATTCTCGAATATATTCATCAAATTTccagattttaattttttaaaggtATGATaccaatttttattttcatgatTGTGTGATTATTCTTGTGATTTTTGGAcaaattttgttgaattaaatttcattttggaGCGATTATTTGTATTATGATTCAACTTCGTTCTTAATTTGTGTTT
This genomic stretch from Spinacia oleracea cultivar Varoflay chromosome 3, BTI_SOV_V1, whole genome shotgun sequence harbors:
- the LOC110804028 gene encoding squamosa promoter-binding-like protein 9 — its product is MEMGSNYMTVEGSSTSSPGLSDSLNGLKFGQKIYFEDVGGGGGGGGGSGKSSGGGGLVKKGGKGVVQGGQPPRCQVEGCNVDLSDAKAYYSRHKVCGMHSKSPVVIVAGIEQRFCQQCSRFHRLPEFDQGKRSCRRRLAGHNERRRKPPPGSLLSSRLGRLSASLFGDNTSGSGGFLLDFSSYSRQSERDLWPSSETSEQVSGSQSRSIMWSGDSEDPPPKIFMQGSANESSYCFPWGECMTGVSSDSSCALSLLSNETWSSRNRSSGAGLGNSINNDQCSAAHSVTVAQLPSNSSSSRSSWGFKGNNDADCVPSGHLGVGQISQQNFSGPYHGDLLMEHVQDGGRQYMDVDHSNSNHVDWSL